From Haloglomus litoreum, the proteins below share one genomic window:
- a CDS encoding riboflavin synthase, whose product MYTGIVEATGTVRETTAVDGGHRLRLGTPFTDIQPGDSVAVHGVCLTAEQVGDGWFEAFCSAETVDRTYLADLPAGSAVNIERPVRADDRLDGHVVKGTVDTVTSVRAVERDGDTVRYRLERPDEPYLVEKGAVALDGASLTVTDVTPREFAVATIPETRERTTLSGKAPGDPVHVEFDVLARYARATRPTAAD is encoded by the coding sequence GTGTACACCGGCATCGTTGAAGCGACGGGTACCGTGCGCGAGACGACCGCTGTCGACGGCGGCCATCGACTCCGGCTGGGGACCCCGTTCACCGACATCCAGCCCGGGGACAGCGTGGCCGTCCACGGCGTCTGTCTGACCGCCGAGCAGGTCGGCGACGGCTGGTTCGAGGCGTTCTGTTCGGCGGAGACCGTCGACCGGACGTACCTCGCCGACCTGCCGGCGGGGAGCGCCGTGAACATAGAGCGGCCGGTCCGGGCGGACGACCGGCTGGACGGGCACGTGGTCAAGGGGACCGTCGACACCGTGACCTCGGTGCGGGCCGTCGAGCGCGACGGCGATACGGTCCGGTACCGGTTGGAGCGGCCCGACGAGCCGTATCTGGTGGAGAAGGGTGCGGTCGCGCTGGACGGCGCCAGTCTCACCGTGACCGACGTGACACCCCGGGAGTTCGCCGTGGCGACGATCCCGGAGACCCGCGAACGGACGACGCTGAGCGGGAAGGCACCCGGCGACCCCGTCCACGTCGAGTTCGACGTGCTCGCCCGGTACGCCCGGGCCACGCGGCCGACGGCGGCGGACTGA
- a CDS encoding ABC transporter ATP-binding protein codes for MARLFRSYGAADLHLFAVGLVTSVLGRFANLLPPLVLGVAIDAVFTQRAPYRLPLVPPEWIPTGTDAQLWLSAGLIVVAFLVSVTFGWAQGVSLSLFSNRVQHRVRTDAYRATQRLDMAFFDEERTGELLSVLEGDVRNLRAFLNGTVSGAIQLVVTVVGIAALLFYLNAQLALVTLVAVPLLGAFTLWFMRTVRPRYRALRASVGGLNSRLETNIQGIEVIKSTGTETYEDDRVTDASWAYYLRTWDVARLEYLYQPGMDLLAGVAFATTFVLGGYWLVVGPPPGFSGTLLPGEFVTFLFMTQRFVDPLAGLGRIVDSYENARASGERIFGLMDRPSAVADSDGEVPLDPDSVRGRVEYDAVDFRYGDDPDGDLVLHDLSFVAEPGETVAFVGPTGAGKSTAAKLLLRLYDPVDGTVRLDGRDVRDYRARDLRRAVGYVSQDVFLFDGTVAENVRYGRFDATDDEVREACVAAEADRFVRELPDGYDTRVGERGVKLSGGQRQRIAIARALLQDPAVLVLDEATSAVDTATEVAIQRALDRLTEGRTTVTIAHRLSTVRDADGILVLEGGRVVERGTHDDLVDEGGLYATLWAVQIGETDRLPPALLERIERAAVEGGSDD; via the coding sequence ATGGCGCGGCTGTTCCGCAGCTACGGTGCGGCCGACCTCCACCTGTTCGCGGTCGGGCTCGTCACGAGCGTGCTCGGCCGGTTCGCCAACCTGCTCCCGCCGCTGGTGCTGGGCGTGGCCATCGACGCCGTCTTCACGCAGCGGGCGCCCTACCGGCTCCCGCTCGTCCCGCCGGAGTGGATCCCGACCGGGACCGACGCGCAGCTGTGGCTCTCGGCCGGACTCATCGTCGTCGCCTTCCTCGTCAGCGTCACGTTCGGCTGGGCGCAGGGCGTCTCGCTGTCGCTGTTCTCGAATCGGGTCCAGCACCGCGTCCGGACGGACGCGTACCGCGCGACCCAGCGCCTCGACATGGCGTTCTTCGACGAGGAGCGCACCGGGGAACTGTTGAGCGTGCTGGAGGGCGACGTGCGGAACCTCCGGGCGTTCCTCAACGGGACCGTCTCGGGCGCCATCCAGCTCGTCGTCACCGTCGTCGGCATCGCGGCGCTGCTGTTCTACCTGAACGCGCAGCTGGCACTGGTGACCCTGGTCGCGGTCCCGCTGCTCGGCGCGTTCACGCTCTGGTTCATGCGCACCGTGCGGCCGCGGTACCGCGCCCTGCGGGCCAGCGTCGGCGGGCTCAACAGCCGGCTGGAGACCAACATCCAGGGCATCGAGGTCATCAAGTCGACCGGAACCGAGACCTACGAGGACGACCGCGTCACGGACGCCTCCTGGGCCTACTACCTGCGGACGTGGGACGTGGCCCGCCTGGAGTACCTCTACCAGCCGGGGATGGACCTGCTTGCGGGTGTCGCCTTCGCGACCACGTTCGTGCTGGGCGGATACTGGCTCGTCGTCGGGCCGCCGCCGGGGTTCTCGGGGACGCTGCTGCCCGGCGAGTTCGTCACGTTCCTGTTCATGACCCAGCGGTTCGTCGACCCGCTCGCGGGGCTGGGGCGCATCGTCGACTCCTACGAGAACGCCCGTGCATCCGGCGAGCGCATCTTCGGCCTGATGGACCGCCCCAGCGCCGTCGCCGACTCGGACGGCGAGGTGCCGCTCGACCCGGACTCGGTCCGGGGGCGCGTCGAGTACGACGCCGTGGACTTCCGGTACGGTGACGACCCGGACGGCGACCTCGTCCTGCACGACCTCTCGTTCGTCGCGGAGCCGGGCGAGACGGTCGCGTTCGTCGGCCCGACGGGCGCGGGGAAGTCGACGGCCGCGAAGCTCCTCCTGCGGCTGTACGACCCCGTCGACGGCACCGTGCGACTCGACGGCCGCGACGTGCGCGACTACCGGGCCCGCGACCTCCGGCGGGCGGTCGGCTACGTCTCGCAGGACGTGTTCCTCTTCGACGGCACGGTCGCCGAGAACGTCCGGTACGGCCGGTTCGACGCGACCGACGACGAGGTCCGCGAGGCGTGCGTCGCCGCCGAGGCCGACCGCTTCGTCCGCGAGTTGCCCGACGGCTACGACACGCGCGTCGGCGAGCGCGGCGTCAAACTGTCGGGCGGCCAGCGCCAGCGCATCGCCATCGCCCGCGCGCTCCTGCAGGACCCCGCCGTCCTGGTGCTGGACGAAGCGACGTCGGCCGTCGACACCGCCACGGAGGTCGCCATCCAGCGCGCGCTCGACCGCCTGACCGAGGGCCGGACGACGGTCACCATCGCCCACCGGCTGTCGACGGTGCGCGACGCCGACGGGATACTCGTGCTGGAGGGCGGCCGCGTCGTCGAGCGCGGCACGCACGACGACCTCGTCGACGAGGGGGGCCTCTACGCGACGCTGTGGGCGGTGCAGATCGGTGAGACCGACCGCCTGCCACCGGCGCTGCTGGAGCGCATCGAGCGGGCCGCGGTCGAGGGAGGCAGCGACGACTGA
- a CDS encoding IMP cyclohydrolase: MYVGRLLVVGPETAAYRVSSRSFPNRQATVREDGATVTIEPTPDAPPSDNPYISYNCLRTVETPAGEATAIGNGSHVDPVAEKLGLGYPPRDALVTALHALDFEKDDYDTPRIAGVLGPDGAYIGTVRRDALLVREVDEPTLVATYEENAPTAFDFDADDAEDAARAAYDLDFEHAVCAAAATRDGDGFDVAAFTPDN; the protein is encoded by the coding sequence ATGTACGTCGGACGCCTGCTCGTGGTCGGCCCCGAGACGGCCGCCTACCGCGTCTCCTCGCGCTCGTTCCCCAACCGCCAGGCGACCGTCCGCGAGGACGGCGCGACGGTCACCATCGAACCCACGCCGGACGCCCCGCCCAGCGACAACCCCTACATCTCCTACAACTGCCTCCGGACCGTCGAGACCCCCGCCGGCGAGGCGACCGCCATCGGCAACGGGTCGCACGTCGACCCCGTGGCCGAGAAACTCGGCCTCGGCTACCCGCCCCGGGACGCGCTGGTGACGGCGCTGCACGCGCTCGACTTCGAGAAGGACGACTACGACACGCCCCGCATCGCGGGCGTCCTGGGCCCGGACGGCGCCTACATCGGCACCGTCCGCCGCGACGCCCTGCTCGTCCGGGAGGTCGACGAACCGACGCTGGTCGCGACCTACGAGGAGAACGCCCCGACGGCCTTCGACTTCGACGCCGACGACGCCGAGGACGCCGCCCGGGCCGCCTACGACCTCGACTTCGAGCACGCGGTCTGTGCGGCCGCCGCGACCCGCGACGGCGACGGGTTCGACGTGGCGGCGTTCACGCCAGATAATTAA
- a CDS encoding metallophosphoesterase family protein has protein sequence MRLGVLADIHANHPALEAVLADLPPVDGLVCAGDVVGYGPHPAECVERLREWDGRLVAVQGNHDRAVAAGADIGDGMAGAGVRHARAELDADALGWLDGLPAVRTAFDGCLRVAHGHPGDPDRYVYPSLFDESLLADERVLVLGHTHVQASAAFERAGWAGSERRLILNPGSVGQPRDGDPDAAYATLTLDGGGASPEVTLHRVPYDVERTVRDLRDAGLPTSAGERLRKGA, from the coding sequence ATGCGACTGGGCGTCCTCGCGGATATCCACGCCAACCACCCGGCGCTGGAGGCCGTGCTCGCGGACCTGCCGCCCGTCGACGGGCTGGTCTGTGCCGGCGACGTCGTTGGCTACGGGCCCCACCCGGCCGAGTGCGTCGAGCGACTCCGCGAGTGGGACGGCCGACTCGTCGCCGTGCAGGGGAACCACGACCGGGCGGTCGCCGCCGGGGCGGACATCGGCGACGGGATGGCCGGCGCCGGAGTGCGCCACGCCCGGGCCGAACTCGACGCCGACGCGCTCGGGTGGCTCGACGGCCTCCCGGCCGTCCGGACGGCGTTCGACGGATGCCTGCGGGTCGCACACGGGCATCCCGGGGACCCGGACCGCTACGTCTACCCGTCACTGTTCGACGAGTCGCTGCTGGCGGACGAGCGGGTGCTCGTACTCGGGCACACGCACGTCCAGGCGAGCGCGGCGTTCGAGCGGGCGGGCTGGGCCGGCTCCGAACGGCGGCTCATCCTGAACCCGGGGAGCGTCGGCCAGCCCCGCGACGGCGACCCGGACGCGGCGTACGCCACGCTGACGCTGGATGGGGGCGGGGCCAGCCCCGAGGTGACCCTCCATCGGGTGCCGTACGACGTCGAGCGGACGGTCCGGGACCTCCGGGACGCCGGACTCCCCACGTCGGCCGGCGAACGGCTCCGGAAGGGGGCCTGA
- a CDS encoding GAF domain-containing sensor histidine kinase, translating to MTREAAPPDGGGDGECRERMLASLLDATQELMVARDADAIAQVAVDAARDRLGYELVGVHLLPDAPRPEGDGGGPNSPEGLVPIAWTEPLVALIGQDPPPTIEPGTGVAWESFEEGSLRVFDDLRTAEVELMDPETAFRSELHVPLGRHGILIVGSAEVDEFDAGDVYFARILAANTTAALENLAARRAIEAREQELARQNRRLEEFADVISHDLRNPLAVAQATIEMGLETGEAAEFEKTRDALDRMEALVDGLLTLAKEGRAVGDPEPVDVAAVAERAWETVETGGATLTTASVDLQADPARLRQLLENLLRNAVDHGADDPADLTVTVGPLEDGPGFVVADDGRGIPEKERDAVFEHGVSPGGGTGLGLTIVRTIAEAHGWSVGVEPSEDGGTRFVFRTAER from the coding sequence ATGACCCGGGAGGCAGCGCCCCCTGACGGCGGCGGAGACGGTGAGTGCCGCGAGCGGATGCTGGCGTCGCTGCTGGACGCGACCCAGGAGCTGATGGTCGCTCGGGACGCCGACGCCATCGCGCAGGTGGCCGTCGACGCCGCCCGGGACCGGCTCGGGTACGAACTCGTCGGTGTCCACCTCCTCCCGGATGCCCCCCGGCCCGAGGGCGACGGCGGCGGGCCGAACTCGCCCGAGGGGCTGGTCCCCATCGCGTGGACCGAGCCGCTGGTCGCGCTCATCGGACAGGACCCGCCGCCGACCATCGAGCCGGGGACGGGGGTCGCGTGGGAGAGCTTCGAGGAGGGGTCGCTCCGGGTCTTCGACGACCTCCGGACGGCCGAGGTGGAGCTGATGGACCCGGAGACGGCGTTCCGGAGCGAGCTGCACGTCCCGCTGGGGCGCCACGGCATCCTCATCGTCGGGTCGGCCGAGGTCGACGAGTTCGACGCCGGAGACGTCTACTTCGCGCGCATCCTCGCCGCCAACACCACTGCCGCGCTCGAGAACCTCGCCGCCCGCCGGGCCATCGAGGCCCGCGAGCAGGAACTGGCCCGGCAGAACCGCCGCCTCGAGGAGTTCGCGGACGTCATCAGCCACGACCTGCGGAACCCGCTGGCGGTCGCACAGGCGACCATCGAGATGGGGCTCGAGACCGGCGAGGCGGCGGAGTTCGAGAAGACGCGCGACGCGCTCGACCGGATGGAGGCGCTCGTCGACGGCCTCCTCACGCTCGCGAAGGAGGGCCGCGCCGTCGGCGATCCCGAACCGGTCGACGTGGCGGCCGTCGCCGAGCGGGCCTGGGAGACCGTCGAGACCGGCGGCGCGACGCTCACCACCGCGTCGGTCGACCTGCAGGCGGACCCGGCGCGGCTCCGACAGCTGCTCGAGAACCTCCTCCGCAACGCTGTGGACCATGGCGCCGACGACCCGGCAGACCTGACGGTGACGGTCGGGCCGCTCGAGGACGGGCCGGGCTTCGTCGTCGCCGACGACGGTCGGGGCATCCCCGAGAAGGAGCGCGACGCGGTGTTCGAGCACGGTGTCTCCCCCGGTGGCGGCACCGGCCTGGGCCTCACCATCGTACGGACCATCGCCGAGGCCCACGGCTGGTCGGTCGGGGTCGAGCCGAGCGAGGACGGCGGCACCCGGTTCGTCTTCCGCACGGCCGAGCGCTGA
- a CDS encoding aspartate kinase yields the protein MRVVAKFGGTSLGNGDRVNRAADSIAAAVEAGHEVAVVASAMGSTTDFLLDAITFEADERDEAEIVSMGERTSVRMLKAALSARGVNAEFLEPGRDDWPVITDAHGEVDVDETMRRAKRLADRMDGTVPVITGFLAQDHAGNVTTLGRGGSDTTAVMLGNYMDADEVVIVTDVEGVMTGDPRVVEGARNVGEITVDELRNLSFRGAEVVAPSALSYKTGEMDVRVVHYQHGDLLTGGTSIEGQFQNLIDLREGRLSCITVAGRAIRNSPGVLAELAAALGDAGINIDCVASGMDSVTFYVDDEVAEQAETVLHDAVVEDEILSSVTVEDDIAVVRVTGGELPAESGILHDIVDPLHDAHITVHDLVTSATSVAVFVDWEDREETLEIIQGKFKS from the coding sequence ATGCGCGTAGTCGCCAAGTTCGGGGGGACCAGCCTCGGGAACGGCGACCGGGTGAACCGGGCGGCCGACTCCATCGCCGCTGCCGTCGAGGCCGGCCACGAGGTCGCCGTCGTCGCGAGCGCGATGGGGTCGACCACGGACTTCCTGCTCGACGCCATCACCTTCGAGGCCGACGAGCGCGACGAGGCCGAGATCGTCTCGATGGGCGAGCGGACCTCGGTCCGGATGCTGAAGGCCGCGCTCTCGGCCCGCGGTGTCAACGCTGAGTTCCTCGAACCCGGCCGGGACGACTGGCCCGTCATCACGGACGCTCACGGCGAGGTCGACGTGGACGAGACCATGCGCCGGGCGAAGCGGCTCGCCGACCGGATGGACGGGACCGTCCCCGTCATCACCGGCTTCCTCGCGCAGGACCACGCCGGCAACGTCACCACGCTGGGCCGCGGCGGCTCCGACACCACCGCCGTCATGCTGGGCAACTACATGGACGCCGACGAGGTCGTCATCGTCACGGACGTCGAGGGCGTCATGACCGGCGACCCCCGCGTCGTCGAGGGGGCCCGCAACGTCGGCGAGATCACCGTCGACGAGCTGCGGAACCTCTCGTTCCGCGGCGCGGAGGTGGTCGCGCCCTCCGCCCTCTCGTACAAGACCGGCGAGATGGACGTCCGGGTGGTCCACTACCAGCACGGGGACCTCCTCACGGGCGGGACGAGCATCGAGGGCCAGTTCCAGAACCTCATCGACCTCCGGGAGGGGCGGCTCTCCTGTATCACCGTTGCGGGTCGGGCCATCCGGAACTCGCCGGGTGTCCTGGCCGAACTGGCGGCCGCGCTGGGCGACGCCGGCATCAACATCGACTGCGTCGCCAGCGGGATGGACTCGGTCACCTTCTACGTCGACGACGAGGTCGCCGAGCAGGCCGAGACGGTCCTCCACGACGCCGTGGTCGAGGACGAGATCCTCTCGTCGGTCACCGTCGAGGACGACATCGCCGTGGTCCGGGTGACGGGCGGCGAGCTGCCGGCCGAGTCCGGCATCCTCCACGACATCGTCGACCCGCTCCACGACGCACACATCACGGTCCACGACCTCGTCACGTCGGCCACCTCCGTGGCGGTCTTCGTCGACTGGGAGGACCGCGAGGAGACCCTGGAGATCATCCAGGGGAAGTTCAAGTCGTAG